Proteins from a single region of Thermotoga maritima MSB8:
- a CDS encoding ABC transporter permease, translating to MKRILRLFFDMWEDLRFKYAVTVLTALVLLSILSIFSPYDPYKWYVLPTNQPPSLEHILGTDGKGQDIFWLLTFSLKNSLILATIAAVFSRIIAITIGMLSGYLGGTTDRILMALTDTFMVMPVFPLLLLLSSLIKNYLSLPILGLIIGVFGWAGDARVIRSMILSLREREFVVTSKFSGMRTFEVVFGDFVPYLIPVISGGFIGSMMGAIGFEIVLAILGFTRVEIPTLGSMFHWMINFQAMLLGYWWWVLTPIVTAVFLFTALYTLSLSINEYLDPRTRMQRIGAVK from the coding sequence ATGAAGAGGATTCTGAGATTGTTTTTCGATATGTGGGAAGATCTAAGATTCAAGTACGCAGTCACAGTTCTTACTGCTTTGGTTCTTCTTTCGATTCTTTCCATTTTTTCTCCTTATGATCCTTACAAATGGTATGTGTTACCAACAAATCAACCACCTTCTTTAGAGCATATCCTCGGAACGGATGGGAAAGGTCAGGATATCTTCTGGCTTCTAACTTTTTCCCTGAAGAATTCTCTGATACTTGCAACAATCGCGGCTGTTTTTTCCAGAATCATAGCGATAACAATAGGAATGCTATCAGGATATCTTGGAGGAACTACGGACAGAATCCTCATGGCTCTAACGGATACATTCATGGTCATGCCTGTTTTTCCCCTCTTACTTCTCTTATCTTCTCTCATAAAGAACTATTTAAGCCTTCCAATTTTGGGACTGATAATAGGTGTCTTTGGATGGGCAGGGGATGCCCGCGTAATAAGATCCATGATTCTAAGCTTGAGAGAAAGAGAATTCGTTGTTACTTCGAAATTTTCCGGTATGAGAACCTTTGAAGTCGTCTTTGGTGATTTTGTACCATATTTGATCCCTGTTATCTCGGGTGGATTCATTGGAAGTATGATGGGTGCCATCGGTTTCGAAATTGTCCTGGCGATACTAGGGTTCACTCGCGTGGAGATTCCCACACTTGGATCCATGTTCCACTGGATGATAAATTTCCAGGCCATGCTCCTTGGATACTGGTGGTGGGTTCTAACACCAATAGTAACGGCTGTTTTCCTTTTCACGGCTCTCTACACACTTTCTCTGAGTATAAACGAATACCTCGATCCGCGAACGCGGATGCAAAGAATAGGGGCGGTGAAGTGA